In a genomic window of Occallatibacter riparius:
- a CDS encoding glycosyltransferase family 4 protein, with product MLNQWEDRIRPVIVVVGHCGIPTGFSRVLRQIVIALRDAGFELHHFAINLVPDSPIPDWPCPVICNPAPGDLHNAAELAAIIESLHPDVVLMMDEPWACARLMTAFTLHPEIRTVLYVAIHGRDSLPPAIATQLGAADRLVAFTPQAERLLRDALEAGGESPQFATIPHGVDTQAFYPLIRRQNGDPSPDRVRHARQLLFADRPELADGLIVLNANRNQPFKRIDLALEGFARFAQGKPPNVRMYLHLATRPALPDEVTLVDRLGLRDRILPKELPEKHPHADDRWLNLLYNACDIGMNTSQREGWGLVSFEHAATGAPQMVPNHSAGAELWPGSALMLDTEQHKSKEDPQFEGDVRIDSVSEALEMLYQNKSARYEMSLSAYRLATDERFQWKSIGETWSNLLCTLLES from the coding sequence CGTTGTCGTCGGCCACTGCGGCATTCCAACTGGTTTCAGCCGTGTTTTGCGCCAGATCGTTATAGCGCTGCGCGATGCCGGGTTCGAGCTGCATCACTTCGCTATCAATCTTGTGCCTGACTCGCCAATTCCTGACTGGCCTTGCCCGGTTATCTGCAACCCGGCCCCCGGCGACCTCCATAATGCCGCGGAATTAGCGGCAATTATCGAATCACTTCATCCTGATGTCGTTCTAATGATGGACGAGCCATGGGCGTGCGCCCGGCTCATGACTGCGTTCACCCTCCATCCGGAGATACGCACCGTTCTATACGTTGCGATTCACGGCCGAGATTCGCTCCCTCCGGCTATTGCCACACAACTCGGTGCAGCGGACCGCCTTGTCGCTTTCACCCCTCAAGCAGAGCGATTGCTTCGTGACGCGCTGGAAGCCGGAGGCGAGAGCCCGCAATTCGCCACAATCCCTCATGGCGTCGACACGCAGGCCTTTTATCCCCTCATCAGAAGGCAGAACGGCGACCCGTCGCCCGACCGCGTCCGTCACGCTCGCCAACTCCTGTTCGCGGATCGCCCCGAACTTGCTGATGGCTTGATCGTGTTGAATGCCAACCGTAACCAACCGTTCAAAAGGATCGATCTCGCACTTGAGGGATTCGCTCGCTTCGCGCAGGGAAAGCCACCGAACGTGCGGATGTATCTGCACCTGGCCACAAGGCCTGCGCTACCGGACGAGGTTACACTCGTTGATCGATTGGGCCTCCGCGACCGCATCTTGCCAAAAGAACTCCCTGAAAAGCATCCACATGCTGATGACCGCTGGCTCAACCTTCTCTATAACGCGTGTGATATCGGAATGAACACCTCTCAGCGGGAAGGCTGGGGATTGGTCAGCTTTGAGCACGCTGCCACAGGGGCGCCGCAGATGGTTCCCAATCACTCCGCTGGAGCCGAGTTGTGGCCTGGCAGCGCGCTGATGCTCGATACGGAGCAGCATAAATCTAAGGAAGATCCGCAATTCGAGGGTGATGTACGCATCGACTCTGTAAGTGAAGCACTGGAAATGCTCTATCAGAATAAATCTGCTCGATATGAAATGTCCCTGTCAGCCTACAGGCTTGCTACGGACGAGCGCTTCCAATGGAAATCGATCGGGGAGACCTGGTCGAATCTGCTCTGCACCCTGCTGGAAAGCTAG
- a CDS encoding DUF4185 domain-containing protein, translating into MQARVAAIRSVRSLGYAATGRGNDWRLIGQDGGQSIALNDGRSLFLFSDTLLAPLSPTGAESKGFFLSNCAAFSPASSAPLRNAMASLSYIVDDWNKPRELLCGSNAEQALSVRFWPEHGIQVENEVIFFYLGIQQAERGTWGFVETGNGLAKLDLRTGVCSRWSRDGDWRPWPQLPVDCHCGVQLLSKDGYVFVFSTRPAGLEYEAFLARVTPEAIEEPESYSFFTGERGWSAVMTSAAPIARCGSEFSVAYNEYLGCFVMTYIEPHAKQLCLRTAPEPWGPYSDAIRAGIVPHHPEATLVSLGFQHPQFDVDGGRTIYISYSQPHFAQNAMIELCFR; encoded by the coding sequence TTGCAAGCCAGAGTCGCAGCCATTCGTTCCGTCCGCAGCCTCGGATATGCGGCGACAGGTAGGGGCAACGACTGGCGCCTGATAGGACAGGATGGCGGCCAGAGTATCGCTCTCAATGATGGCCGTTCGCTCTTCCTCTTCTCCGACACCTTGCTTGCGCCGCTCTCTCCTACAGGTGCTGAGTCAAAGGGATTCTTCCTTTCAAACTGTGCCGCATTCAGTCCGGCCTCAAGCGCCCCATTGAGGAACGCGATGGCATCGTTGAGCTATATCGTGGACGATTGGAACAAACCGCGCGAGCTTTTATGCGGTTCGAATGCGGAACAAGCCTTGAGCGTGCGCTTCTGGCCGGAGCATGGAATCCAAGTGGAGAACGAGGTCATCTTCTTCTATTTGGGGATACAGCAGGCAGAGCGGGGTACGTGGGGATTTGTCGAAACCGGCAATGGCCTCGCGAAGCTCGACCTACGGACGGGTGTTTGTTCACGATGGTCGCGTGATGGAGACTGGCGGCCATGGCCGCAACTGCCTGTAGATTGCCATTGCGGGGTTCAGTTGCTGTCAAAGGACGGTTACGTCTTCGTCTTTTCCACCCGTCCGGCGGGCTTGGAATACGAAGCCTTCCTGGCCAGGGTAACGCCGGAAGCTATCGAAGAACCGGAGAGCTACTCTTTCTTCACGGGGGAGCGAGGCTGGTCAGCAGTTATGACCTCTGCAGCGCCGATAGCGAGATGTGGCTCGGAATTCTCCGTGGCTTACAACGAATATCTCGGCTGCTTTGTGATGACCTACATCGAACCCCACGCTAAGCAGCTATGCCTGCGCACTGCACCTGAACCCTGGGGACCGTACAGCGATGCGATACGCGCCGGGATCGTCCCCCATCATCCCGAGGCGACCCTCGTCTCTCTTGGGTTTCAGCACCCGCAATTCGACGTGGATGGCGGTCGAACCATCTATATCTCCTACTCGCAACCACACTTCGCGCAGAATGCAATGATCGAGTTGTGTTTTCGCTAG